The proteins below are encoded in one region of Rhodospirillales bacterium:
- a CDS encoding cystathionine beta-synthase yields MTVNSNVLDMIGNTPMVEVTRFDTGPCRLFLKLENQNPGGSIKDRPALSMVEAAEKSGAIGPGGTLIEATAGNTGLGLALVARQKGYRLLLVIPDKMSREKIFNLQAMGAEVLLTRSDVGKGHPEYYQDMARRIQSETPNSVFINQFGNEANPLAHETATGPEIWAQMGHRLDAMVCGVGSGGTITGLGRYFRKVNPSLEMILADPEGSVLADYVNKGEMGTLGSWLVEGIGEDFIPDISDLSLVTRAFTVTDREAFLTVRQVLQDEGILAGSSSGTLIAAALAYCREQTEAKNVCTFVCDSGNKYLSKVYNDYWMLDQGFLERERHGDLRDLIARSHADKAAVTARPDDLLATALARMKLYDISQLPVLEGDRAIGIIDESDILWAIHHEHENFQDNVASAMSTNLETVDRSAGIEALIPIFRRDLTAIVVDGDSFLGVITRIDLLNHLRRGLRETS; encoded by the coding sequence CAGCAATGTGCTCGACATGATCGGCAACACGCCGATGGTCGAGGTGACCAGGTTCGACACCGGGCCCTGCCGCCTGTTTCTCAAGCTCGAAAACCAGAACCCGGGCGGGTCGATCAAGGACCGGCCTGCGCTGTCGATGGTCGAGGCTGCGGAGAAATCGGGCGCGATCGGGCCCGGCGGCACGCTGATCGAGGCGACAGCCGGCAACACGGGCCTGGGCCTGGCGCTCGTCGCCCGCCAGAAGGGGTATCGCCTGCTGCTCGTGATCCCCGACAAGATGAGCCGGGAGAAGATCTTCAATCTCCAGGCCATGGGCGCCGAGGTGCTGCTGACCCGCTCGGACGTCGGCAAGGGCCATCCCGAGTATTATCAGGACATGGCCCGGCGCATTCAGTCGGAGACCCCGAACAGCGTCTTCATCAACCAGTTCGGCAACGAGGCCAACCCGCTGGCCCACGAGACCGCGACGGGGCCGGAGATCTGGGCCCAGATGGGTCACAGGCTCGACGCCATGGTGTGCGGCGTCGGCTCGGGCGGCACGATCACGGGGCTCGGGCGCTACTTCAGGAAGGTCAACCCGAGCCTTGAGATGATCCTGGCCGACCCCGAGGGCTCCGTCCTGGCCGACTACGTCAACAAGGGCGAGATGGGCACGCTCGGCTCCTGGCTGGTCGAAGGCATCGGCGAGGACTTCATCCCCGACATCAGCGACCTCTCGCTCGTGACCAGGGCCTTCACGGTGACCGACAGGGAGGCCTTTCTGACCGTCCGCCAGGTGCTGCAGGACGAAGGCATCCTCGCGGGCTCGTCATCGGGCACGCTGATCGCCGCAGCACTTGCCTATTGCCGCGAGCAGACCGAAGCGAAAAACGTCTGCACCTTCGTCTGCGACAGCGGCAACAAGTATCTCTCCAAGGTCTACAACGACTACTGGATGCTCGATCAGGGCTTCCTGGAGCGCGAGCGGCACGGCGACCTGCGCGATCTGATCGCCCGCAGCCACGCCGACAAGGCCGCCGTCACCGCCCGCCCCGACGACCTGCTGGCCACCGCACTGGCGCGGATGAAGCTCTACGACATCAGCCAGCTTCCCGTCCTCGAGGGCGATCGTGCCATCGGCATCATCGACGAGTCGGATATCCTCTGGGCGATCCACCACGAGCACGAGAACTTCCAGGACAACGTGGCCTCGGCCATGTCGACCAACCTCGAAACCGTCGACAGGTCCGCCGGCATCGAGGCGCTCATCCCCATCTTCCGCCGCGACCTCACCGCGATCGTGGTCGACGGCGACAGCTTCCTCGGCGTGATCACCCGCATCGACCTGCTGAACCACCTGCGGCGAGGGCTGCGGGAAACGTCGTAG
- a CDS encoding cystathionine gamma-synthase has protein sequence MPDSPRPNRPGFATRAIHAGQEPDPATGAVMTPIYATSTYVQESPGIHKGYEYSRSQNPTRMAFEACVADLEGGTRGFAFASGLAAAATILDLLDTGSHVVAGNDLYGGTYRLFANVRARSAGLTFRFTDMTDEAALRAAMTPETGMVWIETPTNPLLTVVDLAMVARVAHDHGAMAVCDNTFATPWVQRPLEHGFDIVVHSVTKYLNGHSDMVGGMAIVGDNPELADRLAYLQNAVGGVAGPFDSFLAMRGLKTLHLRMERHCENALAIAQFLEAHPGVARVHYPGLGSHPQHDVARRQMTGFGGMVTATLDADPDGVRRFLEQCRLFALAESLGGVESLIEHPAIMTHASIPKAIREAIGISDSLVRLSVGVEDGDDLIRELEQALAAIPHLTRSA, from the coding sequence ATGCCCGACAGCCCACGCCCCAACCGTCCCGGCTTCGCGACCCGTGCCATCCACGCCGGCCAGGAGCCCGATCCCGCCACGGGTGCCGTCATGACGCCGATCTACGCGACCTCGACCTATGTCCAGGAGAGCCCCGGCATCCACAAGGGTTACGAGTATTCGCGCTCGCAGAACCCGACCCGCATGGCCTTCGAGGCCTGCGTCGCCGATCTCGAGGGCGGCACGAGGGGTTTTGCCTTCGCGTCCGGGCTGGCGGCGGCGGCGACGATTCTCGATCTCCTCGACACGGGCAGCCATGTGGTCGCGGGCAACGATCTCTACGGCGGCACCTATCGGCTCTTCGCCAATGTGCGCGCGCGGAGCGCCGGGCTGACGTTCCGCTTCACCGACATGACCGACGAGGCAGCGCTGCGCGCGGCCATGACGCCGGAGACCGGGATGGTCTGGATCGAGACGCCGACCAACCCGCTGCTTACGGTGGTCGATCTCGCGATGGTCGCGCGGGTCGCCCACGACCATGGCGCCATGGCGGTATGCGACAACACCTTCGCCACACCCTGGGTGCAGCGGCCGCTGGAGCACGGCTTCGACATCGTCGTGCATTCCGTCACCAAGTATCTCAACGGCCATTCCGACATGGTCGGCGGCATGGCGATCGTCGGCGACAACCCGGAGCTTGCCGACCGGCTGGCCTATCTGCAGAACGCTGTCGGAGGCGTCGCGGGTCCCTTCGACAGCTTCCTTGCCATGCGCGGCCTCAAGACCCTGCACCTGCGCATGGAGCGCCACTGCGAGAACGCCCTGGCGATCGCGCAATTCCTCGAAGCCCATCCCGGGGTCGCCCGCGTTCACTACCCGGGCCTCGGGAGCCATCCGCAGCATGACGTGGCGCGCCGACAGATGACGGGTTTCGGCGGCATGGTGACCGCCACTCTCGACGCCGATCCCGACGGCGTCCGCCGCTTCCTCGAACAGTGCCGGCTCTTCGCCCTGGCCGAGAGCCTCGGCGGCGTGGAAAGCCTGATCGAGCATCCGGCGATCATGACCCATGCCTCGATCCCGAAGGCGATTCGCGAGGCGATCGGCATCTCGGACAGCCTCGTGCGCCTGTCGGTCGGCGTGGAGGACGGCGACGACCTGATCCGCGAGCTGGAACAGGCCCTGGCGGCCATCCCGCACCTCACCCGTTCCGCTTGA
- a CDS encoding DUF2312 domain-containing protein yields MTNVDGIAGEKLLSLIQRIENLEEERSSIATDIREVYGEARALGFDPGIMRQLVRLRKMENDDRQEQEALIESYKAAIGMT; encoded by the coding sequence ATGACCAATGTTGACGGTATCGCGGGCGAGAAACTCCTCTCGCTCATCCAGCGCATCGAGAACCTCGAAGAGGAACGCAGCAGCATCGCGACCGATATCCGCGAGGTCTACGGCGAGGCCAGGGCGCTCGGCTTCGATCCCGGGATCATGCGCCAGCTGGTCAGGCTCCGGAAGATGGAGAACGACGATCGCCAGGAGCAGGAAGCGCTGATCGAATCCTACAAGGCCGCGATCGGCATGACCTGA